From Gimesia panareensis, the proteins below share one genomic window:
- a CDS encoding IS256 family transposase, with the protein MPTVSSRNHFKVAFGKLELQVPQTRDGDFYPSALERGERSERALKLAIAEMYVQGVSTRKVAKITTELCGFDVTSTQVSRAAKLLDEELETWRNRPLGQVEYLILDARYEKVRVEGSVRDCAVLIAIGVLASGHRSVLGVSVSLSEAEVHWREFLGSLNQRGLHGVKLIVSDAHEGLKAARQNMLAGTPWQRCQFHLMQNAMQYVPKVHLRKQVSEELRNIFNARDLDDALNELKRFVSTHEKTAPKLASWAEENIPEGLTVFTIPAGHRKRMRTTNMLERQNKELKRRTRVAGLFPNEESLLRLVTAVLVELSDDWETGMRYLTI; encoded by the coding sequence ATGCCAACGGTTTCAAGCCGAAATCATTTCAAAGTCGCCTTCGGAAAGCTGGAACTGCAGGTGCCCCAGACACGCGACGGCGACTTTTATCCCTCTGCACTGGAACGCGGCGAACGGAGTGAACGCGCACTGAAGCTGGCAATCGCTGAAATGTATGTTCAAGGCGTCTCTACCCGTAAGGTCGCCAAAATCACCACCGAACTCTGTGGCTTTGATGTCACCAGTACACAGGTCAGTCGGGCAGCGAAACTGCTCGACGAAGAGCTGGAAACGTGGCGTAATCGACCGCTGGGGCAGGTGGAATACCTGATCCTCGACGCCCGCTATGAAAAAGTTCGCGTGGAGGGCAGCGTGCGGGACTGTGCCGTGCTGATTGCGATCGGCGTCCTGGCCAGCGGTCACCGGAGCGTGCTCGGAGTGTCTGTGTCGCTCTCCGAAGCCGAAGTCCATTGGCGTGAATTCCTGGGTTCACTCAACCAGCGCGGCCTGCATGGCGTGAAGCTGATCGTCAGTGATGCACACGAAGGCCTGAAAGCGGCACGACAGAACATGCTTGCTGGAACGCCCTGGCAGCGTTGCCAGTTCCATTTGATGCAAAACGCGATGCAATACGTTCCCAAGGTTCATTTGCGCAAACAGGTGAGCGAAGAATTACGCAATATCTTTAATGCCAGAGACCTGGATGATGCGCTGAATGAACTGAAACGGTTCGTTTCCACTCATGAAAAAACAGCTCCGAAACTGGCGAGTTGGGCGGAAGAAAACATCCCGGAAGGACTGACCGTATTCACCATCCCTGCCGGTCATCGCAAGCGGATGCGAACCACAAACATGCTGGAACGGCAGAATAAGGAATTAAAACGGCGTACCCGCGTAGCGGGACTGTTTCCCAATGAGGAGTCGTTGCTGAGGCTGGTGACCGCGGTCCTGGTGGAACTCAGCGACGACTGGGAAACCGGCATGAGATACCTGACAATTTAA
- a CDS encoding GNAT family N-acetyltransferase, whose product MKSIRIAIVTIENVQRFVADIRRACDPERTTRPSFGMSAPDALDANLLDIANVEVQQFTEVDAAFAFVSDAQNGYAILVDESVFSKQRKRLETNCKFGPFGVINLKGKPNRLSAPTSTFLHTPVFVNAENPALFIRKSIIHTRLSNRGLSIKVLEGASEFVDYFSLRHEVWREMGYIASDYAPPWELDYVDIHALPFGAFLDNHLVGCVRLVRLHGQAGTKETLNNIVEELDDESRQQVSMRMLNPHKFKHPFINLRRFEEFDEYYHSISKDSKAEVSRLIVKSQTRNIGIGETLLDSVVSAARHKRIEVLFLACQAKHEQFYRRSFFETLDWPKTSGFFDLPDVEAIAMEQKIKFKKSETKKASNVRR is encoded by the coding sequence ATGAAATCTATTCGAATTGCAATCGTAACAATCGAGAATGTTCAGCGTTTCGTTGCCGATATACGTCGCGCATGTGATCCAGAACGAACTACTCGACCCTCATTTGGCATGTCAGCTCCCGACGCTTTAGACGCCAATTTACTTGACATAGCGAATGTTGAAGTCCAACAATTTACTGAAGTTGATGCCGCTTTCGCCTTCGTCAGTGATGCTCAGAACGGATACGCGATACTTGTCGATGAATCAGTTTTCTCGAAACAGCGAAAACGACTTGAGACAAATTGCAAGTTCGGACCGTTTGGAGTAATAAACCTTAAAGGCAAGCCAAACCGCCTATCAGCACCCACTTCGACGTTTCTACACACACCGGTTTTCGTGAATGCAGAAAATCCAGCCCTGTTCATCAGAAAGTCAATTATTCACACACGTCTGAGCAATCGTGGTCTATCGATCAAGGTGCTAGAGGGGGCAAGTGAATTCGTTGATTATTTTTCATTACGTCATGAAGTATGGCGCGAGATGGGTTACATTGCATCAGACTATGCCCCACCATGGGAACTCGACTACGTCGATATCCATGCACTGCCCTTTGGAGCATTTCTCGATAATCATTTAGTTGGATGTGTGAGGCTTGTTCGTCTTCACGGACAGGCAGGAACTAAAGAAACTTTAAACAATATAGTAGAGGAACTTGATGATGAAAGTCGTCAGCAGGTAAGTATGCGCATGTTGAATCCACATAAATTCAAACATCCATTCATCAATCTGAGGCGATTTGAGGAATTCGATGAATACTATCACAGTATCTCAAAAGATTCCAAGGCGGAGGTGAGCAGACTGATTGTTAAATCTCAAACGCGTAATATCGGTATTGGCGAGACTCTACTCGACTCCGTAGTATCAGCTGCGAGACATAAACGTATTGAAGTCTTGTTCCTTGCCTGTCAAGCCAAGCACGAACAGTTCTACCGACGTTCGTTTTTTGAAACACTCGATTGGCCCAAAACGAGTGGATTTTTTGATCTGCCCGATGTGGAGGCGATCGCGATGGAGCAAAAGATAAAGTTTAAAAAATCAGAAACCAAGAAAGCGAGCAATGTCCGACGATAG
- the tnpC gene encoding IS66 family transposase encodes MADESLPHDIQDCHRLIAMLQRQVDDGQQTINQQATQLSLKDKLVEEQAHSVLQLKDNQDQLNEKVTELNLTIEKLLKQLYGRKSERRIDGAGQLLLDLGEEVTPEVVSALEEAIRQAEQIAQDAAESNRKCQPRRPRPDDRKFPAHLPRYEKLVDLPKEQREGLKLIGYDEVETLELIRSELRVRVTRYAKYAHPADKTQGILSPERPTGLVEGHRFDPSIGVEVVAAKYFYHLPFYRQQDLFAGSGWTPSRSTLQNIEAGVEFALRPLAAHLRSYLKQDQTIGCDDTGVLLITPAAMPDLSRHPRGQRIGEVLETAIAAGKPSINAKMWGYYASRLPVVAFDFTVSRHRDGPDEVLRDFAGNLIGDCWSGFQKIEVRSGSRITFAACWAHARRKIDECRSAFPLQVAQLESWIRMLYDVEDQIQRLNASQRLARRRRLSRHVLGLIEEYLSGEEMSPGRVLPKSNLGQAAAYIRRHWKALSRFIDDASIPIDNNDCEQLMKRVATGRKNWMFKGSVFAGDRAANLMTIVGTAIRNDLDVAAYLHDVLQRALDGETDWARLAPHAWRVDHPESIRTYRQDERRQSADRKRKRRARRRLSK; translated from the coding sequence ATGGCTGATGAATCACTTCCCCACGACATCCAAGACTGCCATCGCTTGATTGCGATGTTGCAAAGGCAAGTCGATGACGGGCAACAAACGATCAATCAACAAGCGACCCAGCTTTCACTCAAGGACAAGCTGGTCGAAGAACAGGCCCACTCGGTCTTGCAGCTCAAGGACAATCAGGACCAGCTCAATGAGAAAGTCACCGAGCTGAACCTGACGATCGAGAAACTTCTTAAACAACTCTACGGCCGTAAGAGCGAACGGCGAATCGACGGTGCCGGTCAGTTGCTGCTGGACCTGGGCGAGGAAGTCACGCCCGAAGTGGTCAGCGCGCTCGAAGAAGCGATCCGGCAAGCTGAACAAATTGCCCAGGACGCCGCTGAATCGAACCGAAAGTGCCAACCCAGGCGACCGCGACCCGACGACCGTAAATTCCCCGCCCACCTGCCGCGTTATGAGAAACTCGTTGACCTTCCCAAGGAACAACGCGAGGGATTGAAACTGATCGGCTACGATGAAGTCGAAACGCTTGAGTTGATCCGCAGTGAACTACGCGTGCGGGTGACCAGATATGCCAAGTACGCGCACCCAGCGGACAAAACCCAAGGCATCCTCAGTCCTGAGCGGCCGACCGGACTGGTCGAGGGCCATCGTTTCGATCCATCGATCGGTGTAGAAGTCGTGGCGGCGAAATACTTCTATCATCTCCCGTTTTACCGCCAGCAAGACCTGTTCGCCGGCAGTGGCTGGACCCCCAGTCGCAGCACGCTGCAAAACATCGAAGCGGGTGTTGAGTTTGCACTTCGTCCGCTGGCGGCGCACCTGCGCAGCTATCTGAAACAGGATCAAACGATCGGTTGCGACGACACCGGCGTGTTGTTGATTACTCCCGCCGCGATGCCGGATCTGTCCCGGCATCCCCGCGGGCAGCGGATCGGCGAGGTGCTGGAAACCGCGATCGCCGCCGGCAAGCCCAGCATCAACGCAAAGATGTGGGGCTATTACGCCTCGCGTCTTCCGGTGGTGGCGTTTGACTTCACGGTCAGTCGTCACCGGGACGGACCGGATGAAGTGCTCAGAGATTTCGCGGGCAACCTGATCGGAGATTGCTGGTCGGGTTTTCAGAAGATCGAGGTTCGAAGTGGCTCACGGATTACGTTCGCCGCGTGTTGGGCGCATGCGCGTCGTAAGATTGACGAGTGCCGCAGCGCGTTCCCGCTCCAGGTCGCTCAGCTCGAATCGTGGATTCGGATGCTCTACGACGTCGAGGACCAGATCCAGAGGCTCAATGCGTCCCAGCGGCTGGCCCGTCGCCGCCGCCTGTCGCGTCATGTACTGGGTCTGATCGAAGAGTACTTGTCCGGCGAAGAGATGTCGCCGGGTCGTGTTTTACCCAAGAGCAATCTTGGTCAAGCCGCTGCGTACATTCGTCGTCACTGGAAGGCCTTGTCGCGATTTATTGATGACGCCTCGATCCCGATTGACAACAACGATTGCGAACAACTGATGAAACGTGTGGCCACGGGTCGCAAGAATTGGATGTTCAAAGGATCGGTGTTCGCTGGTGATCGAGCGGCGAACCTGATGACGATCGTGGGTACGGCGATTCGTAACGACCTGGACGTAGCTGCTTACCTGCACGACGTGTTGCAGCGTGCCCTTGACGGCGAGACGGACTGGGCCAGGCTGGCACCGCACGCCTGGAGAGTGGACCACCCTGAATCGATTCGAACGTACCGCCAGGACGAGCGTCGCCAATCCGCTGACCGCAAACGCAAGCGTCGAGCCCGACGCCGCCTCAGCAAATAA
- a CDS encoding class I SAM-dependent methyltransferase — protein sequence MSDDSTDQTSDNVQKAADNKFEIITKYIASGTLIVLSTIFYFGSDRSVGPMIICAVMAIVGSVLLVVGPAKWLINLIAGKVVITPMKVNKSPIPLKGIPKIRVKAPPPDLEKRRSYGASKSVPKTESRLVELPDYSAIPSTDPTVPTYVINEECEIVDWNNAFALAFDNSMEGHRGTPILEWVYRLDNWKEVIDHGEALFSMPSLPPYDCEDILYTSESFGLLRVKKHAYHIPTSTEGQYDGWIVVLDVEFADETNRLLYLERCFDLVQMDLLWSDYALSYDAVLTASDTYPKLLRLMIGEDKIDDFHLKPIAAGAKVLDLGAGTGNLTEMLAKPDDGRTIVAIENNRLMFDLMRRKLKRIGDKVLRSDTSGPGVVTVREHATKLEGLDADFFDVVIANNTLYLLEDPVGLLSECARVLKPGGEIRISGPKKDTNLNQLFGRIRADLTGKNQFKHLQQHYEKVKRINERRLAPNLYRWDVSDVTSLLKEAGFDEIGPTTTRAYAGQAMIVVARTSSNNVDA from the coding sequence ATGTCCGACGATAGCACTGACCAGACGAGCGACAATGTTCAAAAGGCTGCCGACAACAAGTTCGAAATAATCACAAAGTACATTGCCTCTGGGACACTCATCGTACTTTCGACCATTTTTTATTTTGGGTCGGACAGAAGTGTTGGCCCAATGATTATTTGTGCTGTGATGGCTATTGTTGGCTCGGTATTGTTGGTCGTTGGACCTGCAAAGTGGTTAATTAATTTAATTGCTGGAAAAGTCGTGATTACTCCGATGAAGGTGAATAAGTCACCGATTCCATTGAAGGGAATTCCCAAAATACGTGTAAAGGCACCTCCTCCTGATCTTGAGAAGCGAAGATCCTATGGTGCCTCAAAATCTGTTCCGAAGACTGAGTCACGGCTCGTGGAACTCCCAGACTACTCAGCGATTCCAAGTACTGACCCAACTGTTCCCACATATGTAATCAATGAGGAATGTGAAATTGTCGACTGGAACAACGCGTTTGCACTAGCCTTCGACAACTCGATGGAGGGGCACCGTGGGACACCAATTCTTGAGTGGGTGTATCGACTTGACAACTGGAAAGAAGTCATCGATCATGGTGAAGCACTATTTTCCATGCCCTCACTGCCACCATACGACTGCGAAGACATTTTGTATACGAGTGAGTCTTTCGGTTTGTTGCGGGTTAAGAAACATGCGTACCACATTCCGACTTCAACAGAGGGGCAATACGATGGCTGGATTGTTGTGCTGGATGTTGAGTTCGCCGATGAGACAAACAGGCTCCTATATCTGGAAAGATGTTTTGACTTGGTACAAATGGATTTGTTGTGGTCTGATTATGCACTATCCTACGATGCAGTTCTAACCGCTAGTGACACTTATCCAAAACTGCTTCGATTGATGATTGGTGAGGACAAGATTGACGATTTTCATCTTAAGCCAATTGCCGCAGGAGCAAAGGTTCTTGATCTTGGCGCAGGTACTGGGAACCTGACTGAGATGCTTGCAAAGCCAGATGATGGCCGAACGATCGTTGCGATCGAAAATAACCGTCTCATGTTCGATCTAATGCGCAGGAAGCTTAAACGAATAGGCGACAAGGTGTTGCGCAGTGACACAAGTGGACCGGGCGTCGTCACCGTACGTGAACATGCGACCAAGCTGGAGGGCTTGGACGCAGACTTTTTTGATGTCGTCATTGCGAACAATACGCTGTATCTGCTTGAGGATCCAGTTGGACTACTAAGTGAATGCGCACGTGTCTTGAAGCCAGGAGGCGAAATTCGGATCAGTGGTCCGAAAAAGGACACGAATCTGAATCAGCTATTTGGTCGTATTCGTGCGGACCTAACAGGTAAAAATCAGTTCAAGCATTTGCAACAACATTACGAGAAAGTCAAAAGAATCAACGAACGTCGCCTTGCACCGAACCTCTATCGTTGGGATGTCTCTGATGTGACTTCCCTTCTCAAAGAAGCAGGATTTGACGAAATCGGACCAACGACAACACGTGCCTATGCGGGACAAGCCATGATCGTGGTAGCGCGCACCAGTTCGAATAATGTTGATGCATAA
- a CDS encoding TIR domain-containing protein, whose protein sequence is MEDALGLNYKNEHVGVTPAAPTWDIFIAYPSSDRLLAKRIADSLRPFLNVFIDIDQLRIGNSWDLELQKAVNSSIVVLVIVTENSNKAFFERDEILRALDRMKKESESCIVVPVFAAGVEPDSESIPYGLRPLQGFILDKDQELENLGRMLVDRIAELRPLHIDPTRFSKTIVDHFKRIELEVKELTAEQYRTIRQLRYLRKVRISGSAGSGKTLVAIEKSAKLAAAGIRVLFLCHNPLLAEFVTTLLPSGGVDVRDFCGWVMSKDTEGQNLNGDSWSHYVEPTSEELRLFTNQLVHSGGVYDAIIVDESQDFREEWWRTVEAALHPSETSTLYIFHDNNQSLLPRHGRYPVQEPHIDLSRNCRNAGRIYELMRFFDPSAPSPEKRLHGLGQVSLTRFQSGEETAVLTKLVRLHCRPYQVENVVVVWSGVEPANVCPLAGLVVEIPICTSWQEEVRWQFRHASRFLSQRGLKLPQGGSSRVESCLNDLSDDLIPTQNDIDLVKNIAGFYKVDHTIRNRINKVVPWKFGFKWSVEDSRLTLKRYASGATWGCEVFNYFQNESWAEGIPEPLALVVVPFTDPQTESTIPLYSVSDFKGLEAETVFFIMRGKHVNHRNAVYVGISRARSVLSIAADDVASVDLPRIFKWDDINNPT, encoded by the coding sequence TTGGAGGATGCTTTGGGACTAAACTATAAGAATGAGCACGTTGGAGTCACTCCCGCAGCTCCAACGTGGGACATCTTTATCGCTTATCCGTCATCGGACCGGCTGCTTGCAAAGCGGATTGCCGATAGCCTTCGTCCATTCCTGAATGTGTTCATTGACATTGATCAGCTCCGTATTGGTAATTCATGGGATTTAGAACTCCAAAAAGCTGTGAACTCTTCTATTGTAGTCTTGGTCATTGTTACTGAGAATTCTAACAAGGCGTTCTTTGAACGCGACGAGATTCTGCGTGCGCTTGATCGAATGAAAAAAGAATCAGAGAGTTGCATCGTAGTGCCTGTTTTTGCAGCAGGAGTTGAACCGGATAGCGAAAGCATTCCTTATGGGCTTCGCCCTTTGCAAGGCTTTATATTAGACAAAGATCAAGAACTTGAAAATTTAGGTCGTATGCTTGTCGACCGCATTGCAGAGTTGCGACCGCTCCACATTGATCCAACACGTTTTTCTAAAACCATTGTAGACCATTTCAAAAGGATCGAGCTAGAGGTAAAGGAGTTGACTGCTGAGCAGTACCGGACAATTCGGCAGCTCCGCTATCTCAGAAAAGTTAGAATCTCAGGCTCAGCTGGATCAGGGAAAACGCTAGTGGCAATTGAAAAGTCTGCTAAACTCGCCGCTGCAGGAATTCGGGTTCTATTTCTTTGCCATAACCCGCTGCTTGCAGAGTTTGTAACTACCTTGCTTCCTTCCGGTGGTGTTGATGTCCGTGATTTCTGCGGATGGGTAATGTCGAAGGACACAGAAGGGCAGAATCTCAATGGCGACAGCTGGAGCCACTATGTAGAGCCAACGTCAGAAGAGCTAAGGCTCTTTACGAATCAATTAGTGCATTCAGGAGGCGTTTATGATGCTATCATTGTTGATGAATCTCAAGATTTTCGTGAAGAGTGGTGGCGAACAGTTGAAGCGGCACTTCATCCGAGTGAAACAAGTACGCTCTATATCTTTCATGACAATAATCAATCACTACTACCGAGGCATGGACGATATCCAGTCCAAGAGCCCCATATTGACCTTTCAAGAAATTGCAGGAATGCAGGAAGAATTTACGAGTTGATGAGGTTTTTTGATCCAAGTGCTCCTAGTCCAGAGAAAAGGCTACACGGACTTGGCCAAGTATCTCTAACCAGATTTCAGAGTGGTGAGGAAACAGCAGTGCTTACCAAACTTGTACGGCTCCACTGTAGACCGTACCAAGTTGAAAACGTTGTTGTTGTTTGGTCAGGCGTGGAGCCGGCAAACGTCTGCCCTTTGGCAGGACTGGTGGTTGAGATACCAATATGCACTTCTTGGCAGGAGGAAGTGCGGTGGCAGTTTCGTCATGCATCTAGGTTTCTAAGTCAAAGAGGCCTGAAACTACCACAAGGTGGAAGTTCACGGGTAGAAAGTTGCCTAAACGATTTAAGCGATGATCTAATACCGACTCAAAATGACATCGATCTTGTAAAAAATATTGCTGGATTCTACAAGGTTGACCATACTATTCGAAACAGAATCAATAAAGTAGTTCCTTGGAAGTTTGGCTTTAAGTGGTCAGTTGAAGACAGTCGTCTTACTCTTAAGAGGTACGCAAGTGGAGCAACTTGGGGATGCGAGGTTTTCAACTATTTTCAGAACGAAAGCTGGGCAGAGGGTATTCCTGAACCGTTGGCCTTAGTTGTCGTTCCGTTCACTGATCCGCAGACTGAATCTACAATCCCTTTGTACTCTGTTAGCGATTTCAAAGGCCTGGAGGCAGAAACGGTTTTTTTCATCATGCGAGGTAAACATGTTAACCATAGAAATGCTGTTTATGTAGGAATATCACGCGCACGTAGTGTCCTGTCAATCGCCGCTGATGACGTGGCATCTGTAGATTTACCGCGAATCTTTAAATGGGATGATATAAATAATCCAACCTAA
- a CDS encoding tetratricopeptide repeat protein has product MMNLSAEIQAMIGKLRTQVPDLAGASDEQILMMIRRAQLKVATNLSAQDLDKMSAEECGVMGAQHLESGNWDEAERCLLVALEKAERGGDLESQCKAVGCLGRLAGHRGDFQEAMMLLQRALDLAEQIGDRGLQSDNYNEIGEVYRMQGQYQQAAQRYKQSIQIAEETGDELKLAAAYGNLGNICVSQGDFQMAIEAYEKSLQISKRLGIETFNVNAYNALGNLYRQESHYELAIEMLLKGLTISNHIGNHQTTAIAYETLGCVYVEMEQFDEAIRMFETCLPILQSIGDEPRIMTVYLNLAITHQKMGNRVQALECYKRAFILIERTDNQHVAASSYLNLAILYRESGDREKARQHLEKAKALFEMLGLSHEAQKAARELQTL; this is encoded by the coding sequence ATGATGAATCTTTCGGCAGAAATCCAAGCGATGATCGGCAAGCTTCGAACGCAGGTTCCAGATTTGGCGGGCGCATCTGATGAACAGATTCTGATGATGATTCGACGGGCTCAGTTGAAAGTGGCAACGAATCTTTCGGCACAGGATTTGGACAAGATGTCAGCGGAAGAGTGTGGCGTGATGGGGGCACAACACTTGGAATCTGGTAATTGGGACGAAGCTGAACGGTGCTTATTAGTGGCGCTTGAGAAAGCCGAACGAGGTGGTGATTTGGAGAGTCAGTGCAAGGCTGTTGGATGCTTGGGACGGCTAGCGGGACACCGAGGAGATTTCCAGGAGGCTATGATGCTGTTGCAGAGGGCACTCGACTTGGCAGAACAGATAGGCGACCGGGGGTTGCAAAGCGACAATTACAACGAGATCGGTGAGGTCTATCGCATGCAGGGCCAATACCAGCAAGCAGCACAACGATATAAACAGTCAATTCAAATTGCCGAAGAAACAGGTGATGAGCTGAAGTTGGCTGCTGCATATGGCAACCTAGGCAACATTTGCGTGAGTCAAGGTGATTTTCAAATGGCAATTGAAGCATATGAAAAGAGTCTCCAAATCTCCAAACGTTTGGGCATCGAAACCTTCAACGTGAATGCATACAACGCATTGGGAAACTTATATCGGCAGGAATCACACTATGAACTCGCAATCGAAATGCTTCTGAAGGGCTTGACTATTAGTAATCATATTGGCAATCATCAAACTACTGCCATAGCTTATGAAACCCTTGGCTGCGTGTACGTCGAAATGGAACAATTCGATGAAGCGATTCGAATGTTTGAGACGTGCCTTCCGATTCTTCAGAGTATAGGAGACGAACCTCGAATAATGACGGTTTATCTCAATTTGGCCATTACACATCAGAAAATGGGCAATCGTGTGCAAGCACTGGAATGTTACAAAAGAGCGTTTATCCTCATCGAGCGCACTGATAACCAACACGTTGCAGCCAGTAGCTACTTGAATCTGGCCATTCTCTACCGAGAATCTGGCGATCGTGAGAAGGCTCGGCAACACTTGGAAAAGGCTAAGGCCCTCTTTGAGATGCTCGGTCTATCGCACGAGGCACAAAAGGCTGCGAGGGAGTTGCAGACGCTCTGA
- a CDS encoding restriction endonuclease — MTEASDNYERFTHRVIDSLVDYGVEVHRQKTYTGRLSQRDIKVDVSFNYTIAEGANVLFLVECKCYSHRVPVDDVEAFHSKLDDIGAHKGIMVTTVGFQDGAVKTAQGRGIALALLTTEPQKGELTYITNAANDGNEPQKNTAFWQGNYRGPLDNYDGGYRFDSMAQFLGMLCYDALEEQRQRQIAAFEREHGGR, encoded by the coding sequence ATGACTGAAGCTTCCGACAACTATGAACGGTTCACCCACCGCGTAATCGACTCGCTGGTCGATTACGGCGTCGAAGTTCACAGGCAAAAGACGTACACAGGTCGGCTATCGCAACGCGACATCAAAGTTGATGTGTCGTTCAACTATACCATTGCTGAAGGCGCGAATGTATTATTTCTCGTGGAATGCAAATGCTATTCCCACCGCGTGCCCGTCGATGATGTGGAAGCGTTTCACTCAAAACTTGACGACATCGGTGCCCACAAGGGCATCATGGTTACGACCGTTGGATTTCAAGACGGCGCAGTCAAAACAGCGCAGGGTCGCGGGATAGCACTGGCACTGCTGACAACTGAACCACAAAAGGGCGAATTGACCTACATCACAAATGCAGCAAACGACGGCAATGAGCCACAGAAAAACACTGCGTTTTGGCAGGGCAATTACCGTGGTCCGCTGGACAACTACGATGGCGGCTACCGTTTCGACAGCATGGCTCAATTCCTTGGTATGCTTTGCTACGATGCCTTAGAGGAGCAACGGCAAAGACAGATTGCCGCATTTGAACGCGAACACGGGGGCAGATGA
- a CDS encoding toprim domain-containing protein, protein MLFSLRSNNKHHSATQIIYRRDVTVTCSNVITREQASRISNQAREIGVPVGVMFDNDTEGENGARASIPLLAEFGPVQYTWSPLMFDGEFKNRQPESMTFSDLKTILNI, encoded by the coding sequence TTGTTATTTTCGCTACGCTCAAATAACAAGCACCACTCCGCCACACAGATAATTTACAGAAGAGATGTTACAGTAACTTGCAGCAATGTCATCACACGGGAACAGGCCAGTCGAATCAGTAATCAGGCACGGGAAATTGGTGTTCCCGTCGGTGTGATGTTTGACAACGACACAGAGGGTGAGAATGGAGCACGGGCTTCGATTCCCCTACTCGCAGAATTTGGCCCTGTTCAATATACGTGGTCGCCATTGATGTTTGATGGAGAATTTAAAAATCGGCAGCCGGAATCAATGACATTCAGCGATCTTAAAACCATTCTAAATATATGA
- a CDS encoding IS110 family RNA-guided transposase has protein sequence MWHIGIDLHRRTVVMSAVNDSGEVVSPVTIECRNTKAILNFLEPLKPFRAVVESTATYRWLYKLLSEEGTILLAHPAKLRLMIQRRAKTDRLDCQLLANLLRINQIPLSYIPPDDFQQLREITRHRARLARDGAQVKIGLRSLLARHNRDAPYRIPFGPRGIKWFRDQSFSPIDDLIRDELITRLNHFTEQINAIDQQLEELRESFPQVEALLDIHGIGLYSALVIVAELGEIERFRSAKQVGAYAGLTSKVNQSGGALLLRLHYQTRTTLVTLGTDRSRDSRGQTRCSLEKVLHPNS, from the coding sequence ATGTGGCATATTGGTATCGATCTTCATCGGAGAACGGTTGTCATGTCTGCGGTCAATGATTCTGGAGAAGTTGTCTCTCCTGTGACAATCGAGTGTCGGAACACAAAAGCCATTCTCAATTTTCTGGAACCACTCAAACCATTCCGAGCTGTTGTCGAGTCTACAGCAACCTATCGTTGGTTATATAAGTTACTCTCTGAGGAAGGAACCATTCTGTTGGCCCATCCAGCGAAATTACGCTTGATGATTCAACGGCGCGCCAAAACAGATCGTTTGGACTGCCAGCTCCTGGCGAACCTGTTACGCATCAACCAGATTCCGCTCTCTTACATTCCCCCAGATGATTTTCAGCAACTGAGAGAGATCACACGCCACCGCGCTCGTCTGGCCCGTGACGGAGCCCAGGTTAAGATTGGTTTACGGTCATTGTTGGCACGTCATAATCGGGATGCCCCCTATCGCATCCCTTTTGGCCCTCGAGGGATCAAGTGGTTCCGGGATCAATCTTTTTCGCCCATTGACGATCTGATCCGTGATGAACTGATCACGCGACTTAATCACTTTACAGAGCAAATCAATGCGATCGATCAACAACTGGAAGAACTACGGGAGTCTTTTCCCCAGGTGGAAGCATTACTCGATATTCACGGAATCGGACTGTATTCCGCTTTGGTGATTGTTGCTGAACTGGGAGAGATTGAACGATTTCGCTCTGCGAAACAGGTTGGTGCTTATGCAGGATTGACATCAAAAGTGAACCAGTCTGGGGGGGCACTGTTATTACGGCTCCATTACCAGACAAGGACCACCCTGGTTACGTTGGGTACTGACCGAAGTCGCGATTCACGCGGTCAAACGCGATGTTCCCTTGAAAAGGTTTTACACCCGAATTCGTAA